In the Salmo trutta chromosome 33, fSalTru1.1, whole genome shotgun sequence genome, one interval contains:
- the LOC115172664 gene encoding adenylosuccinate synthetase isozyme 1 C, translating into MSFSWSAKDHKSYTNPPSNPTQGLKRPRNDAGNKVTVVLGAQWGDEGKGKVVDLLATESDLVCRCQGGNNAGHTVVVEGKEYDFHLLPSGIINPKSICVIGNGVVIHLPGLFEEAENNEKKGLKGWEKRLIVSDRAHLVFDFHQVVDGIQETQRQATEGKIIGTTKKGIGPTYASKASRIGLRVCDLLGDFKEFSTKFKNLVEQYQSMYSSLTVDTESQLKKLKEYGERLRPMVRDGVYYMYEALHGPPKKILVEGANAALLDIDFGTYPFVTSSNCTVGGACTGLGIPPLNIGEVYGVSKAYTTRVGIGAFPTEQLNATGELLQTRGHEVGVTAGRKRRCGWLDLVILRYAHMINGFTAIALTKLDILDVLDEIKVGMAYKINGKRIPHFPADMELLHKVEVEYETFPGWKSDTSAARKWNDLPQKAQNYIRFVESHIGVPIKWVGVGKSRECMIQMF; encoded by the exons ATGTCGTTTAGCTGGTCAGCAAAAGACCACAAGAGTTATACAAATCCACCCTCCAACCCAACCCAAGGGCTGAAGCGGCCACGGAACGACGCAGGGAACAAAGTGACAGTAGTGCTCGGTGCGCAATGGGGAGATGAAGGCAAAGGAAAAGTCGTCGATTTATTGGCGACTGAGTCTGACCTTGTTTGCAGATGTCAG GGCGGTAACAATGCAGGCCACACAGTGGTAGTGGAAGGCAAAGAGTATGACTTCCACCTTCTCCCCAGTGGAATTATCAACCCCAAAAGTATATGTGTCATTG GTAATGGCGTAGTCATACACCTACCAGGTTTGTTTGAGGAGGCAGAGAACAATGAGAAGAAAg GTCTCAAAGGCTGGGAGAAGAGACTAATAGTCTCTGACAGAGCTCACCTTG TGTTTGATTTCCATCAGGTTGTGGATGGAATTCAGGAGACCCAGAGACAAGCAACAGAGGGAAAGAT AATTGGAACAACCAAGAAAGGCATTGGACCCACCTATGCCAGCAAGGCATCTCGCATAGGACTGCGTGTCTGTGACCTGCTGGGAGACTTCAAGGAGTTCTCTACCAA ATTCAAGAACCTTGTCGAACAGTACCAGTCCATGTACTCATCCCTGACAGTTGATACTGAAAGTCAGCTGAAAAAACTTAAG GAGTATGGAGAGAGGTTGCGGCCGATGGTTCGGGATGGAGTCTACTACATGTACGAGGCTCTTCATGGACCCCCAAAGAAAATTCTGGTGGAAGGGGCCAACGCTGCCCTCCTCGACATTGACTTTG GCACATATCCTTTTGTGACCTCATCAAACTGCACCGTTGGTGGGGCATGCACTGGTCTTGGCATCCCTCCTCTGAATATTGGTGAAGTGTATGGTGTATCAAAGGCCTACACCACCAGGGTGGGAATTGGTGCCTTCCCAACAGAACAACTCAAT GCGACAGGTGAGCTGCTGCAGACAAGGGGTCATGAGGTGGGCGTGACCGCAGGCAGGAAACGTCGCTGTGGCTGGCTGGACCTGGTCATCCTGAGATACGCTCACATGATCAATGGCTTCACTGC AATTGCTTTGACAAAACTTGACATCCTTGATGTGCTGGATGAGATCAAAGTAGGAATGGCCTACAAAATCAATGGCAAAAGAATTCCCCATTTCCCAG CTGACATGGAGCTGTTGCACAAAGTGGAGGTAGAGTATGAGACCTTCCCCGGCTGGAAGAGTGACACGTCTGCAGCCAGGAAGTGGAATGATCTCCCCCAGAAGGCTCAGAACTACATCCGCTTTGTGGAGAGCCACATTGGAGTACCCA TTAAGTGGGTCGGTGTAGGAAAGTCCAGAGAGTGCATGATCCAGATGTTCTAG